In Chloroflexota bacterium, one DNA window encodes the following:
- the treY gene encoding malto-oligosyltrehalose synthase: MQPSHEHRALAHSTPDGFWAGAASTGGRVTEPLRIPRATYRLQFNHLFTFRDALKIVPYLDDLGISDVYASPFLKAGPDSLHGYDVSDHSEINPAIGTPEQFAALAAALRERGMSQVLDVVPNHMGVGSNLNSWWNDVLENGPISTYASYFDIDWSPLQAELRNKVLLPILGDQYGRVLENGELRLAFRDGAFFVEYYEHILPVAPTSYAMILTSPCERLGRVRSIDDESLVELQSILTAISYLPSHHDPTPDQVSEHNREKDVVKRRLNALALADREVQDEIELEIGRLNGRVGDSRTFDLLHEILEVQAYRLAYWRVASQEINYRRFFDVNTLAALRMEQPDVFAAAHRLIFDILRQGDAHGLRIDHPDGLRDPAQYLVRLQSEYCVQRLGDGVDDAEEEALTSADRPLYVVVEKILAKNESLPADWAAHGTTGYEFMTAVGGLFVDRSNRARFDDLYSRFTGDRVRYSDLIYRSKRQIMTLSLASEINVLAWQLNRLSERERRYRDFTLFALRDALREVIACFPVYRTYITSQPISETDRAHIDVAIATAKRRNPASEPSIFEFIRGILLLEAMDPEDWPAQAEQLEFVQKVQQTTGPVTAKAVEDTSFYIYNRLASLNEVGGEPDAFGVTVPEFHHENAERLRLWPHAMLSTSTHDTKRSEDVRARISVLSELPREWGTAINRWSKLNQRHKGTADGNDAPSSNDEYLLYQIILGAWPLEGLTDDNRAAFVNRIQEYMAKATREAKVHTSWINPNEAYDEAIQRFVAAILDPKRSRRFLDDLASLARIVARSGAVNSLGQALLKLTVPGVPDTYQGNELWDFSLVDPDNRRPVDYALRKRRLGSLQRAAARAEAADASERDGEPPLRGLARRLRDHWDDGRPKLYLTWKALQLRRDLPELLAHGEYLPLRVDGPLGDHLCAFAREHDGDQIIVAVPRIVTRLLEPDDQWDGSRGHAPLTFQPGAWDDTYLLLPDAGGKQYRNLLTGERIRTRGAARASGRMAESTRSMLPIGTLLADFPVILLQRETP, from the coding sequence ATGCAGCCCTCGCATGAGCACCGCGCTCTCGCTCATTCGACGCCAGACGGCTTTTGGGCCGGCGCGGCGTCCACTGGTGGCCGCGTGACCGAACCGCTCCGCATCCCCCGAGCAACCTATCGCCTGCAGTTCAACCATCTGTTCACCTTCCGAGACGCCCTCAAGATCGTCCCGTACCTGGACGATCTCGGCATCTCGGACGTCTACGCCTCACCGTTTCTGAAGGCCGGTCCGGACAGCCTGCACGGCTACGACGTGTCGGACCACAGCGAGATCAACCCGGCTATCGGCACGCCCGAGCAATTCGCGGCGCTCGCGGCCGCCCTGCGCGAGCGTGGCATGAGCCAGGTGCTCGACGTGGTGCCAAACCACATGGGCGTCGGGTCCAACCTCAACAGCTGGTGGAACGACGTCCTCGAAAACGGGCCGATCTCGACCTACGCCTCGTACTTCGACATCGACTGGTCGCCGCTCCAGGCCGAGCTGCGCAACAAGGTGCTGTTGCCGATCCTCGGGGATCAGTACGGGCGCGTGCTGGAGAACGGCGAGCTGCGGCTGGCGTTCCGTGACGGCGCGTTCTTCGTCGAATACTACGAGCACATCCTGCCGGTCGCGCCGACCAGCTACGCGATGATTCTCACCAGTCCGTGCGAGCGGCTGGGGCGAGTCCGGTCCATCGACGACGAGTCCCTGGTCGAGCTGCAGAGCATCCTGACCGCGATCTCGTACCTGCCCTCACACCACGACCCGACGCCCGATCAGGTTTCCGAGCACAACCGTGAGAAAGACGTGGTCAAGCGACGCCTGAACGCGCTCGCGCTGGCCGACCGTGAGGTGCAGGACGAGATCGAGCTGGAGATCGGGCGGCTGAACGGCCGCGTGGGCGACTCCCGCACCTTCGATCTGCTGCACGAGATCCTGGAAGTCCAGGCGTATCGGCTGGCCTACTGGCGCGTCGCGTCCCAGGAGATCAACTACCGGCGCTTCTTCGACGTCAACACCCTTGCGGCGCTGCGGATGGAGCAGCCGGACGTGTTCGCGGCGGCCCATCGACTGATCTTCGACATCCTGCGCCAGGGCGACGCGCACGGGCTGCGGATCGACCACCCGGACGGCCTGCGCGATCCGGCCCAGTATCTCGTCAGGCTCCAGTCAGAGTACTGCGTCCAGCGCCTGGGCGACGGCGTCGACGATGCCGAAGAAGAAGCGCTGACCTCGGCGGACCGGCCGCTGTACGTGGTGGTCGAGAAGATCCTGGCGAAGAATGAGTCGCTCCCAGCGGATTGGGCGGCGCACGGCACCACCGGCTACGAGTTCATGACCGCGGTGGGCGGCCTCTTCGTCGATCGGTCGAACCGCGCCCGCTTCGACGACCTGTACAGCCGCTTCACCGGCGACCGCGTGCGGTACTCTGACCTCATCTATCGTTCGAAGCGTCAGATCATGACGCTCAGCCTCGCCAGCGAGATCAACGTGCTGGCGTGGCAGCTCAACCGACTGTCCGAGCGCGAGCGACGCTACCGCGACTTCACCCTGTTTGCCCTGCGCGACGCCCTCCGCGAGGTGATCGCCTGCTTCCCGGTCTACAGGACGTACATCACCAGCCAGCCGATCTCCGAGACGGACCGGGCACACATCGACGTCGCCATCGCCACGGCGAAGCGGCGCAACCCGGCCAGTGAGCCGTCGATCTTCGAGTTCATTCGCGGCATCCTGCTGCTCGAAGCGATGGACCCCGAGGACTGGCCGGCCCAGGCGGAGCAGCTCGAGTTCGTCCAGAAGGTGCAGCAAACGACCGGTCCCGTCACGGCGAAGGCCGTCGAGGACACCTCGTTCTACATCTACAATCGGCTCGCCTCTCTCAACGAGGTCGGCGGCGAGCCAGACGCCTTCGGCGTCACGGTGCCAGAGTTCCACCACGAGAACGCCGAGCGACTGCGCCTCTGGCCGCATGCCATGCTGTCGACCTCAACCCACGACACCAAGCGCAGCGAGGACGTGCGGGCGCGCATCTCGGTCCTGTCCGAGCTGCCGCGCGAGTGGGGCACCGCGATCAACCGCTGGTCGAAGCTCAACCAGCGCCACAAGGGCACGGCTGACGGCAATGACGCGCCGTCCAGCAACGACGAGTATCTGCTCTACCAGATCATCCTCGGCGCGTGGCCGCTCGAGGGGCTGACCGACGACAACCGCGCAGCCTTCGTGAACCGCATCCAGGAGTACATGGCGAAGGCGACGCGCGAGGCCAAAGTCCACACCAGTTGGATCAATCCGAACGAGGCCTACGACGAGGCCATCCAGCGGTTCGTCGCGGCGATCCTCGACCCGAAGCGCAGCCGCCGTTTTCTCGACGACCTGGCGTCGCTGGCGAGAATCGTGGCGCGAAGCGGGGCCGTCAACAGCCTCGGGCAGGCGCTCCTGAAGCTGACAGTCCCAGGCGTCCCTGACACCTATCAGGGTAACGAGCTCTGGGACTTCAGCCTCGTGGACCCGGACAACCGACGCCCGGTCGACTACGCCCTCCGCAAGCGGCGTCTCGGTTCGTTGCAGCGCGCGGCGGCCAGGGCCGAAGCCGCCGATGCCAGCGAGCGCGATGGCGAGCCGCCGCTTCGGGGTCTGGCACGGCGGCTGCGTGACCACTGGGACGACGGCCGCCCCAAGCTGTACCTGACCTGGAAGGCGCTCCAGCTTCGGCGCGACCTTCCCGAGTTGTTGGCGCACGGGGAGTACCTGCCGCTGCGCGTCGATGGGCCGCTCGGCGACCACCTCTGCGCTTTCGCACGGGAGCACGACGGCGATCAGATCATCGTGGCCGTGCCGAGGATAGTGACCCGGCTGCTGGAACCAGACGATCAGTGGGACGGCAGCCGGGGCCACGCTCCGCTGACCTTCCAGCCGGGCGCCTGGGACGACACCTACTTGCTGTTGCCAGACGCTGGCGGCAAGCAGTACCGCAACCTGCTGACTGGCGAACGCATCCGCACGCGCGGCGCGGCGCGAGCCAGTGGCCGCATGGCCGAGAGTACCCGTTCAATGCTTCCAATCGGTACGCTGTTGGCGGATTTCCCCGTGATCTTGCTCCAACGGGAGACGCCATGA